From the Leptospira biflexa serovar Patoc strain 'Patoc 1 (Paris)' genome, one window contains:
- the atpD gene encoding F0F1 ATP synthase subunit beta, with product MNKGKIKQIIGSVMDISFESGNMPEIYNAVEIQTKVNGKDVTITAEVQQHIGDNTVRAISLQSTDGLKRGLEVTDTGIPISVPVGTKTLGRIFNVLGEAIDELGDLPKDVKKMPIHRNAPTYEEIKPKTEIFETGIKVIDLLAPYIKGGKTGLFGGAGVGKTVLIQELINNIAKQHGGFSVFAGVGERTREGNDLWNEMKESGVIDKTVLCFGQMNEPPGARLRVALSALTMAENFRDESGSDILLFVDNIFRFSQAGSEVSALLGRMPSAVGYQPTLSTEMGGLQERITSTTRGSITSVQAIYVPADDLTDPAPATAFTHLDATTVLSRAISEKGIYPAVDPLDSTSRIMNPQIVGEEHYSTAREVQRILQRYKDLQDIIAILGMDELSEDDKILVARARRLEKFLSQPFHVAEQFTGRPGKYVKLEDTIRSFKGIIEGKYDSLPEQAFYMVGSIDEVIEAAKQLKG from the coding sequence ATGAATAAAGGTAAAATTAAACAAATCATCGGTTCAGTAATGGACATCAGTTTTGAATCCGGGAATATGCCTGAGATCTACAATGCCGTAGAGATTCAAACAAAAGTAAACGGCAAAGACGTAACAATTACTGCAGAAGTGCAACAACACATTGGAGACAACACAGTTCGTGCCATCTCCCTTCAATCCACAGACGGATTAAAAAGAGGTTTAGAAGTGACTGATACAGGAATTCCAATTTCTGTTCCAGTCGGAACAAAAACTCTTGGTCGTATCTTTAACGTTCTTGGTGAAGCAATCGATGAACTCGGTGATCTTCCAAAAGACGTTAAAAAAATGCCAATCCATAGAAATGCACCTACTTACGAAGAAATTAAACCAAAAACTGAAATCTTTGAAACAGGGATTAAGGTCATCGACCTTCTTGCTCCTTACATCAAAGGGGGTAAAACTGGTCTTTTTGGTGGTGCTGGGGTTGGTAAAACTGTATTAATTCAAGAGCTTATCAATAACATCGCAAAACAACATGGTGGTTTCTCTGTGTTCGCTGGTGTGGGTGAAAGGACTCGTGAAGGAAACGACCTTTGGAATGAAATGAAAGAATCGGGAGTTATCGACAAAACCGTTCTTTGTTTTGGTCAGATGAACGAACCACCAGGTGCTCGTCTTCGTGTGGCTCTTTCTGCTTTGACAATGGCGGAAAACTTCCGTGATGAATCAGGATCCGATATCCTTTTATTCGTAGATAATATCTTCCGTTTTTCACAAGCAGGTTCTGAAGTGTCAGCCCTTCTTGGTCGTATGCCATCTGCGGTAGGTTACCAACCAACTCTTTCCACAGAGATGGGGGGACTACAAGAACGAATCACTTCCACAACACGAGGTTCCATTACTTCCGTGCAAGCGATCTACGTTCCTGCCGACGACTTAACTGACCCGGCTCCTGCAACTGCTTTCACTCACTTGGATGCAACAACAGTTCTTTCACGAGCGATTTCTGAAAAAGGGATTTATCCTGCAGTGGATCCTCTTGATTCCACATCAAGGATCATGAACCCACAAATCGTTGGGGAAGAGCACTACAGCACAGCACGTGAAGTACAAAGAATTCTACAACGTTACAAAGACCTTCAAGATATCATTGCCATCCTTGGTATGGACGAACTTTCTGAGGATGATAAAATCCTTGTGGCTCGTGCACGTCGTTTGGAAAAATTCCTTTCGCAACCATTCCATGTGGCAGAGCAGTTCACGGGTCGACCTGGTAAGTATGTGAAATTGGAAGATACCATCCGTTCCTTCAAAGGAATCATCGAAGGTAAGTATGACTCACTTCCAGAGCAAGCATTCTATATGGTCGGATCGATTGACGAAGTGATCGAAGCGGCAAAACAACTCAAAGGTTAA
- the atpC gene encoding ATP synthase F1 subunit epsilon, whose amino-acid sequence MSKELTLTVISPDKILYQGKAESVILPGAVGYFGILPGHATLVSQLDFGLIKLHTAGKEFRIAIDGGFCEVKNDQIRVLTEGGDSEDDLSHDHAIELLQEAEALPTSKEKENLLKKAKVRILLHER is encoded by the coding sequence ATGAGTAAAGAACTGACTTTAACAGTCATCTCTCCAGACAAAATCCTTTACCAGGGAAAGGCAGAATCAGTGATTCTGCCTGGAGCAGTGGGTTATTTTGGAATTTTACCAGGCCACGCCACTTTGGTGTCCCAACTTGATTTTGGGCTCATCAAATTGCACACTGCCGGAAAAGAATTCCGAATCGCCATTGATGGTGGGTTCTGTGAAGTGAAAAATGACCAGATCCGAGTCCTCACCGAAGGTGGGGATTCTGAAGATGATTTGTCTCATGACCACGCCATTGAACTCTTACAGGAAGCGGAAGCACTTCCCACCTCGAAAGAGAAAGAAAATCTCCTAAAGAAAGCAAAAGTTCGCATTTTACTGCACGAACGTTAA